Below is a genomic region from bacterium.
AATGAAAGCGCGTGTATCGAAGATCTCTGGGGAGGATGCTCGAACGGCATGGATCGGCACCTTCCACGCCACTTGCGCGCGCATCCTTCGTGAAGCAGGGCAGAATATTGGGGTTGATTCGAAGTTCGTAGTCTACGATACCGACGACCAACTTGCCCTCATACGCGGCATTCTCAAGTCGTTGCAACTTGATGATAAAGAATTTACTCCGCGAAGCGTGCTCAATACCATTAGCCGCGCCAAGGAGAAATTGATCTCGCCGGAAGATTTCGACGCGCACCATTATGGCTATTTCGATAAGATATGCGGCAAGATTTATGGTCTTTATCAAGTTGCGCTTGCCCAAAACCGCGCGCTCGATTTCGACGACCTCATCTACTACACCGTACGCCTTTTCGAGCAACGCCCAGAAGTACTGGATCGCTATCAAGACCGCTTCGAGCATGTATTAGTTGATGAATTCCAAGACGTGAACTTATCGCAATACAAACTCATTC
It encodes:
- a CDS encoding UvrD-helicase domain-containing protein, which produces MSSKVDLDTLNPQQLEAVEHPSGPLLVFAGAGSGKTRVITYRIARLIEKGISPRRILAVTFTNKAAEEMKARVSKISGEDARTAWIGTFHATCARILREAGQNIGVDSKFVVYDTDDQLALIRGILKSLQLDDKEFTPRSVLNTISRAKEKLISPEDFDAHHYGYFDKICGKIYGLYQVALAQNRALDFDDLIYYTVRLFEQRPEVLDRYQDRFEHVLVDEFQDVNLSQYKLIRMLGDKHRNICIVGDDDQSIYMFRGADVSLILRFSKDYPDAKTIRLEQNYRSTQRILDAAHHVVKHNKGRAPKKLWTDNPEGAPLTVTEVGTEQE